Genomic DNA from Halomonas sp. BDJS001:
ACCAGAACGGCGTGCGCCGCGATGTGCAGCTAAAGGGCAGCGGCCGCACGCCGTTCTCCCGCGGTGGCGATGGCCGCTCGCCGCTTGGGCCGGTGCTGCGTGAATATTTGGTCAGCGAGTTCATGGCCGCCATGGGCATTCCCACCACTCGGGCCTTGGCTGCGGTGACTAGTGGAGAGCGCGTAGTGCGGCAAATGGCCGAGCCCGGGGCGGTGTTTACCCGCGTGGCCAGCAGTCATATTCGCGTGGGCACCTTCCAGTTTATTGCTGCTCGCCGTGACGAGCAGGCGTTAAAAGCGCTGGCAGATCATGTCATTGAGCGTCACTACCCGGAAGCCGCCAGCGCCGAAGACCCTTATTTGGCGCTGCTGGAGGCAGTGGTCGCCCGCCAAGCGGTGTTGATTGCCCGCTGGATGAGCGTCGGCTTTATCCACGGCGTGATGAATACCGATAACTGCAGCATCGCTGGGGAAACCATCGATTACGGCCCCTGTGCCTTTATGGAGCAGTTTGATCCCCAGAAGGTTTATAGCTCCATCGATCAGGGTAAGCGCTATGCATTTGACAACCAACCGGCGATAGCCCAGTGGAATCTGGCCCGCTTTGCCGAAACGCTGCTTCCGTTAATGAATGAAGAAGGAGAGACGTTGGTGGAGCAGGCCACCGATGCCATTCGCCGCTTTGAGCCATTGTTCAGCGCCGAACAGCGTCGCCTGCATGCCGATAAACTTGGCCTTGCAGCAGGCAGCGACCAGGCCGTGCCACTTATGGAAGCGTTGGAAATTCAGATGCATCAGGGCCGGATGGATATGACGGCCACCTTTGATGCGCTCACCCAATACGCCTCCTCGCCGAGTGATGAGCACCGTGAGGCGCTGCTGGCGCTGACGACGCAGCCTGATGAATTATCAACCTGGTTGGATACCTGGCAACACGAGCAAGTGGCCAATCAAGATAGCGAACGATTCACTGCCATGCGTCACGCCAATCCGGTCATTATTCCTCGCAACCATCGGGTTCAAGAAGTCATTGATGCCGCTTACGACGGTGATTTTGCGCCTTTCCATACGTTATTGGCAGTAGTGACCAAGCCGTTCGATGAGTCGGTTGAAGCGCGCCGTTTGGCAGCGCCTGCAACGGAAAATGAGCAGGTGCTAAGAACCTTCTGTGGTACATAGCGCCTATGCTAAACTGTGTTTTTTACAGTTAGGCGGGTAGCCAGTGCGCAAGATTATTCACTGCGACTGTGACTGTTTTTATGCTGCGGTGGAAATGCGTGATAACCCCGCGTTGCGAGAGATACCGATTGCCATTGGCGGTAGCGTCGAGCAGCGCGGGGTGGTTGCCACCTGTAACTATCCTGCCCGTGAGTTTGGCATTCACTCCGCGATGCCCATGGGCCAAGCGCTCAAGCGCTGCCCGCATCTAACCGTCATTCGTGGCGATATGGCCAAGTACAAAGAGGTCGCCCGTCAGGTCTTCGCCATTTATCGCGATGTGACTGAACTGATCGAACCGCTCTCCCTGGATGAGGCCTTCCTGGATGTCTCGGAGGTCACCCAGCATCACGGCAGCGCGACACTCATGGCCGAAGCAATCCGTGAACGGGTGAGCCGCGAAGTGGGCATCACTGTCTCGGCAGGCGTGGCGCCCAATAAGTTTCTGGCCAAGATCGCCAGCGACTGGAACAAGCCTGATGGCCTCTGCGTCATCACGCCGGACAAAGTCGACAGCTTCGTGCAGCAACTGCCAGTGAAAAAAATCCATGGCGTTGGCCCACGCACCGCGGAAAAGCTGGCGGGATTGGATATCCACACCTGCGCCGATTTGCGTAGCCGCCAGCTAACGGAACTGGTCGAACATTTTGGCCGCTTTGGGCGGCGGCTGCACGAGCTAAGCTGGGGGCGCGACGAACGCCCGGTGAAAACCCACCGCGAGCGTAAGTCGATTAGCACCGAGCAGACCTATTCTCAGGATTTACCCAGCCTGGATGCCTGCCGCAGTGAGTTACCAGCGCTGATTGAGGATTTAGAGCGTCGCTACGCACGGCTTGATCCACCCCTGGCGGTACGCGGGTTGATCGTAAAAGTGAAGTTCAACGACTTTACCCAAACCACCGTCGAACACGCCGACCCCGCGCCTAACCTCGAGCAGTTTGAAACACTGCTTAACGTTGGCTGGGCCAGAGGCGAGCGGCCCGTGCGTCTGCTGGGTGTGGGCTACCGGCTGGCGGAAAACAGCCAAGAGCATCAACTGTCGCTGTTTTAATTAGCCTGTTAACCCTTTGCCCGATTGACCACGTGTCGGGAGCACGTTAAAACAGACGTATGATAGTTTGAATAATTCATTTTCCGTTTGGCCACCCACGAGCCCCGCTATGTCTGTCGATGCCGCTTCACGTCCCCCTTTAGTGTTTGCCCACGCCAATGGTTTCCCAGGGTTGAGCTATCGCAGCCTGCTAAATCCACTGGCAGAGATGTTTGACCTCCATCCTCTGGATCGCCTGGGGCACCACCCTGACTATCCGGTGAACCACAACTGGGGCAACCTGGTTGATGAGTTGCTGAGCTACCTACCCGAAAGCGATACGCCGCTGTTGGGTGTGGGGCATTCGCTGGGTGGCACCTTGATGGCCATGGCCGCCGATAAGCAGCCTGAGCGCTTCTGCGGGGTGATCATGCTTGATCCCCCGTTGATGCTGGGCACCGATGCCTGGGCAATGAAAGCTGCCAAGCGGTTTGGCTTTGTAGACCGCGTCACACCCGCAGGTAAAACCTTGGGCCGGCGCACCGTGTGGCCGAGCCGCGAAGCGATGGCAAGCTCGCTGGGTCGCCGTGGTCTGTTTCGCCGCTTTACCCCCGAGGCACTCAACGACTACATTGAAGCAGGGACGCGTTTGTTAGACGACGGCAGTGCGCAACTGACCTTTGATCCGCAGATTGAGGTGGAGATTTTCCGCCATCTGCCCGATCACCTTTCGCGCCTACCGAAACGTTTGGGTGTGCCGCTTGAGCTGGTGGCGGGAAAAGAGTCTCATCTGCTGACCGCTTCGCGGATCAAGCGTTTGAAGCGAAAGGGCTTATCGGTCAGTGAAGTCCCTGGCACGCATATGTTTCCTATGGAGCACCCAGATGAGACCCGTGCCGCTATTTTGTCTGCTTGGCAGCGATTGTCTGCCGCTAGCAGAGCATCAAACACAGCGTAAGGAGGCGTTATGTATCTTTCCGTACAGCTTAGCTACTACCCACTGGCCGATGACTTCAAGCCGGTGGTCAAAGAGGTGGTGAAAGAGGTGGTGAAACGTCTTGAGGCAACGGGATTGGAAGTACACCCCAACCGTATGAGCACTCAGGTATTT
This window encodes:
- a CDS encoding protein adenylyltransferase SelO, whose amino-acid sequence is MLPFEHLYSTLPEPLWIATQATPVASPALIAFNAPLAHELGAQEIPDSATLAEWFSGNQPMPDAKPGALGYAGHQFGNFVPQLGDGRALLLGEVIDQNGVRRDVQLKGSGRTPFSRGGDGRSPLGPVLREYLVSEFMAAMGIPTTRALAAVTSGERVVRQMAEPGAVFTRVASSHIRVGTFQFIAARRDEQALKALADHVIERHYPEAASAEDPYLALLEAVVARQAVLIARWMSVGFIHGVMNTDNCSIAGETIDYGPCAFMEQFDPQKVYSSIDQGKRYAFDNQPAIAQWNLARFAETLLPLMNEEGETLVEQATDAIRRFEPLFSAEQRRLHADKLGLAAGSDQAVPLMEALEIQMHQGRMDMTATFDALTQYASSPSDEHREALLALTTQPDELSTWLDTWQHEQVANQDSERFTAMRHANPVIIPRNHRVQEVIDAAYDGDFAPFHTLLAVVTKPFDESVEARRLAAPATENEQVLRTFCGT
- the dinB gene encoding DNA polymerase IV yields the protein MRKIIHCDCDCFYAAVEMRDNPALREIPIAIGGSVEQRGVVATCNYPAREFGIHSAMPMGQALKRCPHLTVIRGDMAKYKEVARQVFAIYRDVTELIEPLSLDEAFLDVSEVTQHHGSATLMAEAIRERVSREVGITVSAGVAPNKFLAKIASDWNKPDGLCVITPDKVDSFVQQLPVKKIHGVGPRTAEKLAGLDIHTCADLRSRQLTELVEHFGRFGRRLHELSWGRDERPVKTHRERKSISTEQTYSQDLPSLDACRSELPALIEDLERRYARLDPPLAVRGLIVKVKFNDFTQTTVEHADPAPNLEQFETLLNVGWARGERPVRLLGVGYRLAENSQEHQLSLF
- a CDS encoding alpha/beta fold hydrolase; protein product: MSVDAASRPPLVFAHANGFPGLSYRSLLNPLAEMFDLHPLDRLGHHPDYPVNHNWGNLVDELLSYLPESDTPLLGVGHSLGGTLMAMAADKQPERFCGVIMLDPPLMLGTDAWAMKAAKRFGFVDRVTPAGKTLGRRTVWPSREAMASSLGRRGLFRRFTPEALNDYIEAGTRLLDDGSAQLTFDPQIEVEIFRHLPDHLSRLPKRLGVPLELVAGKESHLLTASRIKRLKRKGLSVSEVPGTHMFPMEHPDETRAAILSAWQRLSAASRASNTA
- a CDS encoding thiamine-binding protein, whose amino-acid sequence is MYLSVQLSYYPLADDFKPVVKEVVKEVVKRLEATGLEVHPNRMSTQVFGEFDAVMAALSEVMKWSFETHGKAVFTANFLEGDRRPR